In the Pseudomonas sp. DTU_2021_1001937_2_SI_NGA_ILE_001 genome, one interval contains:
- a CDS encoding YjfI family protein, with product MPRQNGSDNAAGSGRSLKSSTDYMREMRQRLKDAGLVKREFWIRPENVDALRGIEKALRQPYLGKRIKLEDFMTENTQWTIHSLHKALAGLDLVIQGQIELALTEGTETGIRLILTEYGDLPVYLAVEGEQILADTTLIETRRVKDPAAFNDLVLRSRDLFPLSSVGIERLADGQEVYCLFGALSAASSLTVIVQEILTLADNVIHAAEAFEDHFTA from the coding sequence ATGCCTCGCCAGAACGGCAGCGACAACGCAGCTGGCTCGGGCCGGAGCCTGAAAAGCTCGACCGACTACATGCGCGAGATGCGCCAGCGTCTCAAGGACGCCGGCCTGGTCAAGCGCGAGTTCTGGATCCGGCCCGAGAACGTCGATGCCCTGCGTGGCATCGAGAAAGCCCTGCGCCAGCCCTACCTCGGTAAACGAATCAAACTGGAGGATTTCATGACCGAGAACACCCAATGGACCATCCATTCGCTGCACAAGGCCCTGGCCGGGCTTGACCTGGTGATCCAGGGTCAGATCGAGCTGGCCCTGACCGAAGGTACCGAGACCGGCATTCGCCTGATCCTCACCGAGTACGGTGATCTGCCGGTGTATCTGGCGGTGGAGGGCGAGCAGATCCTCGCCGATACCACCCTGATCGAAACCCGCCGCGTCAAGGACCCGGCTGCGTTCAACGACCTGGTGCTGCGCAGTCGCGACCTGTTCCCGCTGTCCTCGGTGGGCATCGAGCGCCTGGCCGATGGCCAGGAGGTCTACTGCCTGTTCGGCGCGTTGAGCGCCGCGTCGAGCCTGACCGTGATCGTCCAGGAGATCCTCACCCTGGCCGACAACGTGATCCACGCCGCCGAAGCCTTCGAAGACCATTTCACCGCCTGA
- a CDS encoding PspA/IM30 family protein, with protein MTTSIWKKLVTAVRGGASEVGEAIADANALRILDQEIRDAENALAKAREGLIGIKAKHKLSAQRLEEHATNIANWEGRALQALNKGEEGLAVECAAKIAEIEAQRDQEKTLADQFGQQAELLQEQVIKSEARIRGLKQQVEMAKARETVQRARVATANATGGANGAVETAVGSLARLKQRQDERDAKLEAAEELASQANGGDLERRLQEAGIGARSGGADDVLARLKARQTPQ; from the coding sequence ATGACCACAAGCATCTGGAAGAAACTGGTCACCGCCGTGCGCGGTGGTGCCTCGGAAGTCGGTGAAGCCATCGCCGATGCCAACGCCCTGCGCATTCTCGACCAGGAAATCCGCGACGCCGAGAACGCCCTGGCCAAGGCCCGCGAAGGGCTGATCGGCATCAAGGCCAAGCACAAGCTGTCGGCCCAGCGTCTCGAAGAGCACGCCACCAACATCGCCAACTGGGAAGGTCGCGCTCTGCAGGCGCTGAACAAGGGCGAAGAGGGCCTGGCCGTCGAATGCGCGGCGAAGATCGCCGAGATCGAAGCCCAGCGTGACCAGGAAAAGACCCTGGCCGACCAGTTCGGCCAGCAGGCTGAACTGCTGCAAGAGCAGGTGATCAAGTCCGAAGCACGCATCCGTGGCCTCAAGCAGCAGGTGGAAATGGCCAAGGCACGGGAAACCGTACAGCGTGCCCGGGTCGCCACCGCCAATGCCACTGGCGGTGCCAATGGTGCAGTGGAAACCGCCGTCGGCTCACTGGCGCGCCTCAAGCAGCGCCAGGACGAGCGCGATGCCAAGCTCGAAGCGGCCGAAGAACTGGCCAGCCAGGCCAACGGCGGTGACCTGGAGCGACGTCTGCAGGAAGCCGGTATCGGCGCCCGCAGTGGCGGTGCCGACGACGTACTGGCCCGCCTCAAGGCCCGCCAGACCCCGCAGTAA
- a CDS encoding rhomboid family intramembrane serine protease: MALSTRLRVILGLALLMLAVQLYNAASGYSLVGHGILPRHLWGLQGIVFAPFLHGSMAHLLSNLVPFLVLSWLVATEGVGRYLRVVLLVCLVGGGLVWLVGRSSLHVGASGLIFGLWTYLLARAWYQRSLASLGLALIALVAYSGMLAGFVPVPGVSFESHIAGAFAGILAARWLHAGQGT, encoded by the coding sequence TTGGCACTCTCCACCCGACTGCGTGTCATCCTCGGCCTGGCCCTGCTCATGCTGGCGGTACAGCTGTATAACGCCGCCAGTGGCTACAGCCTGGTCGGGCACGGTATCCTGCCGCGCCACCTGTGGGGATTGCAGGGCATCGTCTTCGCGCCTTTCCTGCATGGTTCCATGGCTCATCTGCTGAGCAACCTGGTGCCGTTCCTGGTGCTCAGCTGGCTGGTGGCCACTGAAGGCGTCGGTCGCTACCTGAGGGTCGTGCTGCTGGTCTGTCTGGTCGGTGGCGGGCTGGTCTGGCTGGTGGGCCGCAGCAGCCTGCATGTGGGGGCCAGCGGCCTGATCTTCGGCTTGTGGACCTACCTGCTGGCCCGCGCCTGGTACCAGCGCAGCCTGGCCAGCCTGGGCCTGGCACTGATCGCCCTGGTGGCCTACAGCGGGATGCTGGCCGGTTTCGTGCCGGTGCCCGGTGTATCGTTCGAATCGCATATCGCCGGTGCGTTCGCCGGCATCCTCGCGGCCCGCTGGCTGCACGCGGGGCAGGGCACATGA
- a CDS encoding DUF2491 family protein: protein MSWFKRVMGLEAPAPKGALSANGSPLGLRNGGMLCLDSSLKLLLDGHSYVVLPGDEKIWATGRIDLGQAMTLWRFYLDDEDYFLQVVSNGPQPEDVQDIILFGYYSATPINSRDELLRLTGPDSPIGLPTYEHEGEVFERQWGSEAGQTELTPMLEQVASPDSRYQVKHLSMLYARETGLIGRREFLLFSLEEDEEGNLTLTTAVGVTLASTDITVL, encoded by the coding sequence ATGAGTTGGTTCAAGCGGGTCATGGGCCTCGAAGCCCCGGCCCCCAAGGGTGCGCTCAGCGCCAACGGCAGCCCGCTGGGGCTGCGCAATGGCGGCATGCTGTGCCTGGATTCGTCGTTGAAGCTGCTGCTCGACGGCCATTCCTATGTGGTATTGCCGGGCGACGAGAAGATCTGGGCCACCGGCCGGATCGACCTCGGCCAGGCCATGACCCTGTGGCGCTTCTACCTGGATGACGAAGACTACTTCCTGCAGGTGGTCAGCAACGGCCCGCAGCCTGAAGATGTCCAGGACATCATTCTCTTCGGCTACTACAGCGCCACGCCCATCAACAGCCGTGACGAACTGCTGCGCCTGACCGGGCCGGACTCGCCGATCGGCCTGCCCACCTACGAACATGAAGGCGAAGTGTTCGAACGCCAATGGGGTAGCGAAGCCGGGCAGACCGAACTCACGCCCATGCTCGAACAGGTTGCCAGCCCCGACAGCCGCTACCAGGTCAAGCACCTGAGCATGCTCTATGCCCGTGAAACCGGTCTGATCGGCCGCCGTGAGTTCCTGCTGTTTTCGCTGGAAGAAGACGAGGAGGGGAACCTCACCCTGACCACGGCGGTCGGTGTGACGCTCGCTTCCACCGATATCACCGTTCTCTAA
- a CDS encoding DUF350 domain-containing protein, translating to MIDALRMSLDAQAVFGFILYILVAAALFALFQFIYTRITPHKEFALIRDNNPAAALALGGSLIGFALPASNVIAYSINILDVIVWALIAAVVQLLAFGVTSLVLRGLSARIAKGEMAAAIYAASVAISVGLLNAACMTPAN from the coding sequence ATGATCGATGCGTTGCGCATGTCGCTCGATGCCCAGGCGGTCTTCGGCTTCATCCTCTACATTCTGGTGGCTGCGGCACTGTTCGCGCTTTTCCAGTTCATCTACACCCGCATCACACCGCACAAGGAGTTCGCGCTGATCCGCGACAACAACCCGGCCGCTGCGCTGGCCCTGGGTGGTTCGCTGATCGGTTTCGCCTTGCCCGCCAGCAACGTCATCGCCTACAGCATCAATATCCTCGACGTCATCGTCTGGGCGCTGATCGCCGCTGTGGTGCAACTGCTGGCCTTCGGTGTTACCAGCCTGGTGCTCAGGGGCCTTTCGGCGCGCATCGCCAAGGGCGAGATGGCGGCAGCCATCTATGCCGCCAGCGTGGCGATCAGCGTGGGCCTGCTCAACGCGGCCTGCATGACCCCCGCGAACTGA
- a CDS encoding DUF1190 domain-containing protein → MRRSPTQLVLVGTLPLALTACGGSDDEPNFSAQTTFASVQECANAKVPVDFCSEAYMKALAEHLRIAPTYDDQASCEADFVPDYCQATSDGKYMPKVGGFQLSFEGNVPKDVLQQTNQQLVQSNPGASSNFLTGLLIGNLLSNGFGSRYATQPVYMNRDDRGGYYSSTLYSQIDRGKTYSRSTQARYSPDKTYSKTTLARSLGAGSSVSSTVSRGGFGSQATARSGWGGKSSSRSSFGG, encoded by the coding sequence ATGAGACGCAGCCCCACTCAACTGGTACTGGTCGGCACCCTGCCACTGGCCCTCACTGCCTGCGGAGGCTCGGACGACGAGCCGAACTTCAGCGCACAGACTACCTTCGCCTCGGTGCAGGAGTGCGCCAACGCCAAGGTGCCGGTGGATTTCTGTTCCGAGGCCTACATGAAGGCCCTGGCCGAACACCTGCGCATTGCGCCGACCTATGACGACCAGGCGTCCTGCGAGGCCGACTTCGTTCCCGACTACTGCCAGGCCACCTCCGACGGCAAGTACATGCCCAAGGTGGGCGGCTTCCAGCTGTCGTTCGAAGGCAACGTGCCCAAGGACGTGCTGCAGCAGACCAACCAGCAACTGGTGCAGTCCAACCCCGGCGCCAGCAGCAACTTCCTTACCGGCCTGCTGATCGGCAACCTGCTGAGCAATGGCTTTGGCAGCCGCTACGCGACGCAGCCGGTGTACATGAACCGCGATGACCGTGGCGGTTACTACAGTTCGACGCTGTACAGCCAGATCGACCGCGGCAAGACCTACAGCCGCTCGACCCAGGCGCGCTACAGCCCCGACAAGACCTACAGCAAGACCACCCTGGCACGCAGCCTGGGCGCCGGCTCCTCGGTTTCGTCCACGGTTTCGCGTGGCGGTTTCGGCAGCCAGGCCACCGCGCGCAGTGGCTGGGGTGGCAAGAGCAGCAGCCGCTCCAGCTTCGGCGGCTGA